A stretch of the Argentina anserina chromosome 6, drPotAnse1.1, whole genome shotgun sequence genome encodes the following:
- the LOC126799024 gene encoding uncharacterized protein LOC126799024: MDQGVWYDTKPAKVSKRVWLVINKSMGLLVGGNHTSSRDNSNTKSVRFWPKVRAQMKLLKLQILHGSLAQRVFFRTFFIAAAMSVIPLVHILSGSYMRMFNFVSTIDCASELGSDNVNLDPGKFIFQTRFLNPIWGSFDSEQCKQDVNLTVTVVRELMSKQLLNGDKALCVGEGSASAVMALQDLGFPNARGIYEHRFFSLKRKQFVYEIDYEDKSFDFLFCRDLDKVSVPALLVLEIERVLSPGGIGAMLVGSSGLAPNSLIRSATPISSLLKSSSVVHVNHISNFTLVVFRKSYENAGLFEQYRLPADCQSLTNNRPVIEKIEPLVMEKPVYDGEAVYLPDVIDVSSKKRLVYIDIGAAEHLKSNVTNWFLPSYPITHKAFHVYFVDHNTSVLLSYVKKPGITFVYHPGLAGIKDKSNVNIEGDAEPYIADEGFDFLIWFKETVQRAEFVVLKMNAGSVELKFLRDLFESGAICFVDELFLHCSGNIDGEGPMPVDCMDIFKSLRSSGVYVHQWWGEDNPVGVL; the protein is encoded by the exons ATGGATCAGGGAGTGTGGTACGATACGAAGCCTGCAAAGGTCTCAAAAAGAGTTTGGTTAGTAATTAACAAATCAATGGGACTCCTCGTGGGTGGGAATCACACCTCCTCCAG AGATAACTCCAACACCAAATCAGTTCGGTTTTGGCCGAAAGTCAGAGCTCAAATGAAGCTCTTGAAGCTCCAGATCCTTCATGGATCGCTTGCCCAGCGCGTTTTCTTCCGCACGTTCTTTATCGCCGCGGCTATGTCTGTGATTCCCTTGGTTCACATTTTGTCCGGGTCTTACATGAGAATGTTCAACTTCGTGAGCACTATTGACTGCGCCTCTGAATTAGGGAGTGACAATGTGAACCTGGACCCGGGAAAGTTCATCTTCCAGACCCGGTTTCTGAATCCCATTTGGGGTAGCTTCGATTCGGAGCAGTGCAAGCAAGATGTGAACTTGACTGTCACTGTGGTCAGAGAGCTAATGAGCAAGCAGCTTTTGAATGGTGATAAGGCTCTCTGTGTCGGTGAGGGATCGGCCTCAGCAGTGATGGCGTTGCAGGATTTGGGGTTCCCCAATGCGAGAGGTATTTATGAACACCGATTCTTCTCTCTCAAGCGGAAGCAGTTTGTGTATGAGATTGACTATGAGGACAAGTCGTTTGACTTTTTGTTCTGTAGGGATCTAGACAAGGTTTCTGTCCCTGCTCTGCTTGTGCTTGAGATTGAGCGTGTTCTTAGCCCCGGTGGAATTGGGGCTATGCTTGTTGGTAGCAGTGGTTTGGCTCCGAATAGCCTCATAAGGTCTGCTACCCCGATATCTTCATTGCTGAAGAGTTCCAGTGTCGTGCATGTTAATCATATTAGCAATTTCACACTGGTTGTGTTCAGGAAGAGTTACGAAAATGCTGGCCTATTTGAGCAGTATCGCCTTCCGGCTGACTGCCAGTCCCTCACAAACAATAGACCTGTCATTGAGAAAATAGAACCTCTTGTGATGGAAAAGCCAGTGTATGATGGGGAAGCAGTTTATCTGCCTGATGTTATTGATGTTTCCTCCAAGAAGCGGTTGGTTTATATCGATATTGGGGCAGCAGAGCACCTGAAATCAAATGTTACAAACTGGTTCCTGCCTTCGTATCCGATTACACACAAAGCTTTCCATGTCTATTTTGTTGACCACAACACTTCTGTGCTATTGTCCTATGTCAAAAAGCCAGGAATCACATTCGTTTATCATCCAGGGCTGGCTGGAATCAAGGATAAGAGCAATGTTAACATCGAAGGAGATGCAGAGCCCTACATTGCAGATGAAGGGTTTGATTTTCTTATCTGGTTCAAGGAAACAGTACAACGTGCCGAGTTTGTGGTGCTCAAAATGAATGCAGGCAGTGTAGAATTAAAGTTCCTGAGGGATCTATTTGAGAGTGGAGCCATTTGCTTTGTCGATGAGCTGTTTCTTCACTGCTCTGGCAACATAGACGGCGAAGGTCCAATGCCGGTAGACTGCATGGACATCTTCAAGAGCCTCCGGAGCAGTGGTGTGTATGTGCATCAGTGGTGGGGAGAAGACAACCCCGTTGGTGTTCTGTGA